A part of Aegilops tauschii subsp. strangulata cultivar AL8/78 chromosome 2, Aet v6.0, whole genome shotgun sequence genomic DNA contains:
- the LOC109736135 gene encoding nuclear transcription factor Y subunit B-like, with product MLDAPASPPGGGGGSDDDGFGGVREQDRFLPIANISSIMKKAILANGKIAKDAKETVRECVSEFIASSPASEASDKCQREKRKTINVDDLLWAMATLGFQEYIETLKVYLQKYREVHAHLAMWDFFVYTNWGWISALGVR from the exons ATGTTGGACGCGCCGGCGAGCCCGCcgggcggtggaggaggcagcGACGACGACGGCTTCGGCGGTGTCAGGGAGCAGGACAGGTTCCTGCCCATCGCCAACATCAGCAGCATCATGAAGAAGGCCATCCTGGCCAATGGCAAGATCGCCAAGGATGCCAAGGAGACCGTGCGGGAGTGCGTCTCAGAGTTCATTGCTTCATCGCCAGCGAGTGA GGCGAGCGACAAGTGCCAGAGGGAGAAGCGCAAGACCATCAACGTCGACGACCTGCTCTGGGCGATGGCCACGCTAGGCTTTCAGGAGTACATTGAGACCCTCAAGGTTTATCTGCAAAAGTACAGAGAGGTGCATGCCCATTTAGCCATGTGGGATTTTTTTGTCTACACTAATTGGGGATGGATTAGTGCTTTGGGAGTTAGGTAG
- the LOC109736129 gene encoding putative disease resistance protein At1g50180 — MAESAVASVVRAFGTLAAEEAAFLRGVHADADLLRAELRRMQCFLRDADARRRAGGRDGARLTNWVVDVRAAAYDAENALGEADYLARRRRLRLGFSGALVWCADVAALHTFGVNIRRVRARIREISDGAVAYGIADLWEDTAVPADLHEQEEVIPYDLSWNSADSNLVVGFHEERNNIFRELMNHKICHICVVSIVGMAGSGKSTLARKIYNDPRVKQHFHSWSWISVSEKYSFLDLIKDIARRIMGITRKNIVKEEKGDQDGEGTISDGDTNIAGRLKEVAIEELENMGEEDVKELLREFLAHRRFLVVLDDVWKSNSYSKINRILGVLPDVNNGSRIILTTRDMDVPKHVARMKSIHEKKLLNERESWELLEKMSFPEYQNVSSANRSQLMPIGKKLAVKCKGLPLALVVLGGYLSRNLDYDIWSGLVDNLDWEARMNDEPVWNIIAKSYNDLPNHQLKSCFLYVASFPEDHVIRVAKLCKLMISEGFIPHRLNRTMEDTAREYIKELAQRCMLQTVERSKWHGSIKSVVLHDVLREWGIAEARREGLFNIWSNPTDSEAPSDSITAYRIALHNFAGCTEINVAMPKLRTLLVFFKLPAVSLLCRVKCLRVLDLYGLKELKSIPSGIGNLIHLRYLGLEKCGSGSVGIPSSASDLLNLQTLDARGSTVKSLPRLFWNIPTLRHLFLSEVNHWVPPEVRCLGSLQTLYLCEVSMFCDVKSYVSHKQRSRARSANYSIARRNEKIWAAFLRSLEQMEQAVLIHLESWEVTGRRQLFESRIRGQVFSAQLISSISRHRHLQVLELAGRWKHGDSQLSKLPHGLKKLKLIGSELSEDPMPVLGVLPNLVVLVLEDNAFKWNSMTCNAGGFPRLRRLTIDGIKSVESWNVEAGAFPSLTHLNLISSFTGMSLPPLGLLHATSLQTLLLKRSSWDGNTISSSNVSKLEERVCEVIIRQMD; from the coding sequence ATGGCGGAATCTGCGGTGGCCTCGGTGGTGCGCGCGTTCGGTACGCTGGCCGCCGAAGAGGCCGCCTTCCTCCGCGGCGTCCACGCCGACGCCGACCTTCTCAGGGCCGAGCTCCGCCGCATGCAGTGCTTCCTCCGCGACGCCGACGCCAGGCGCCGGGCCGGGGGCCGAGACGGCGCGCGCCTCACCAACTGGGTCGTGGACGTGCGCGCCGCGGCCTACGACGCGGAGAACGCGCTCGGGGAGGCCGACTAcctcgcgcgccgccgccgcctgcggcTCGGGTTCTCGGGCGCCCTTGTGTGGTGCGCCGATGTCGCCGCGCTTCACACGTTCGGCGTGAACATCAGGCGCGTCCGGGCCAGGATCCGTGAGATCTCCGACGGCGCCGTGGCCTACGGGATCGCCGACCTTTGGGAGGACACCGCCGTCCCAGCTGACCTCCATGAGCAAGAGGAGGTGATCCCTTATGACCTCAGCTGGAACAGTGCAGATAGTAATTTGGTTGTTGGATTTCATGAGGAGAGGAATAATATTTTCAGAGAGTTGATGAATCATAAGATTTGTCATATTTGTGTTGTCTCCATAGTTGGGATGGCTGGATCTGGCAAATCCACGCTTGCAAGGAAAATTTACAACGACCCACGTGTTAAACAACATTTTCATTCCTGGAGTTGGATTTCAGTGTCTGAGAAGTACAGCTTTCTTGATCTGATCAAGGATATTGCTCGGAGGATCATGGGTATCACAAGGAAAAATATAGTTAAAGAGGAGAAGGGGGACCAGGACGGAGAGGGAACAATCAGTGATGGTGACACAAACATTGCTGGCAGGTTGAAGGAGGTAGCCATTGAGGAATTGGAAAATATGGGCGAGGAGGATGTCAAGGAACTTCTGCGTGAGTTCCTCGCTCATAGAAGATTTCTTGTAGTGTTGGATGATGTCTGGAAGAGTAATTCTTACAGTAAGATAAATAGGATCCTCGGTGTCTTGCCGGATGTGAACAATGGTAGTAGAATCATTTTGACCACCCGGGATATGGATGTCCCAAAGCATGTCGCTAGGATGAAAAGCATTCATGAGAAGAAGCTTTTGAACGAGAGGGAGAGCTGGGAGTTGCTTGAGAAGATGTCCTTTCCAGAGTATCAAAATGTAAGCAGTGCTAATCGATCACAGTTGATGCCGATAGGAAAGAAATTGGCAGTGAAATGCAAAGGGTTGCCGCTTGCTCTTGTGGTCTTGGGAGGTTATCTTTCAAGGAACTTGGACTATGACATTTGGTCAGGATTGGTTGATAATCTAGACTGGGAAGCTCGCATGAATGACGAGCCAGTCTGGAACATCATAGCTAAAAGTTACAATGACCTTCCTAATCACCAACTGAAATCATGCTTTCTTTATGTAGCCTCCTTTCCAGAGGACCATGTCATCCGCGTAGCAAAACTTTGCAAGCTGATGATATCTGAAGGATTTATTCCACATCGGCTGAATCGGACAATGGAAGATACAGCAAGAGAATATATAAAGGAGTTGGCACAGAGATGTATGCTCCAAACTGTTGAAAGGAGCAAGTGGCATGGCTCAATAAAGAGTGTAGTTCTCCACGATGTGCTTCGTGAATGGGGTATTGCAGAGGCAAGGAGGGAGGGATTATTCAATATTTGGAGTAATCCGACCGATTCTGAGGCACCCTCCGATTCGATAACGGCTTACCGAATTGCTCTCCATAACTTTGCTGGATGTACTGAGATTAATGTAGCCATGCCAAAGCTCCGCACCTTGTTAGTGTTTTTCAAGTTACCAGCAGTATCACTACTGTGCAGGGTGAAATGTCTCAGAGTACTGGATCTTTATGGCCTAAAAGAACTCAAGTCAATACCATCTGGCATTGGCAACTTGATACATCTAAGATATTTAGGATTAGAAAAATGTGGCAGTGGATCGGTTGGTATTCCTTCCTCAGCTAGCGATCTCTTGAACTTGCAAACTCTGGATGCAAGAGGGTCAACAGTAAAATCACTACCGCGGCTCTTTTGGAATATTCCAACCTTGAGGCACCTGTTTCTTAGCGAGGTCAATCACTGGGTTCCTCCGGAGGTTAGATGCCTTGGCTCGTTGCAGACTTTGTACTTGTGTGAAGTATCTATGTTTTGTGATGTCAAGAGCTATGTTTCACACAAGCAACGCAGCAGGGCTAGAAGTGCAAACTATTCTATTGCTCGCAGAAACGAGAAAATATGGGCTGCCTTCTTAAGATCTTTGGAGCAAATGGAGCAGGCCGTGCTCATACACTTGGAGAGTTGGGAAGTTACTGGTAGAAGGCAACTGTTTGAGAGCAGAATACGAGGGCAGGTCTTCTCTGCGCAACTCATCAGTAGCATTTCACGCCACAGGCATCTTCAAGTGCTAGAACTGGCTGGAAGGTGGAAGCACGGGGATAGCCAGCTAAGCAAGCTCCCTCATGGCCTCAAAAAGCTCAAGCTGATAGGTTCTGAACTGAGTGAAGACCCAATGCCTGTGCTGGGCGTCCTTCCGAATCTGGTGGTGCTTGTCTTGGAAGACAACGCTTTCAAATGGAACAGCATGACATGCAATGCGGGAGGATTTCCTAGGCTGCGCCGCCTGACAATTGACGGCATAAAAAGTGTTGAGTCTTGGAATGTTGAAGCTGGGGCATTTCCTTCACTAACTCATCTGAATCTTATATCGAGCTTCACTGGGATGTCCCTTCCTCCTCTAGGACTGTTGCATGCGACTTCACTTCAGACGTTGCTGTTGAAACGGTCCTCTTGGGATGGGAACACTATTTCCTCCAGTAATGTTAGCAAACTAGAGGAGAGGGTGTGCGAGGTCATCATCAGACAGATGGATTAA